In one Magallana gigas chromosome 9, xbMagGiga1.1, whole genome shotgun sequence genomic region, the following are encoded:
- the LOC136271434 gene encoding uncharacterized protein, producing MKPVVNSSVSWKQGAEDIKQLAECFTAYKEYLVVQNKTAQENQSKLYPVRTIDKEATIEHRYGNLSGQIREKYVDINEAVTSAGIMAPVVFDEYKHLDKPFESNLERFRYFQDLQLKCPVDIIRFSPGGSSVSTVCIVQVSNQNRSNAEMLTQGARLLQTVRPNLKEYHTRAQRRLFKEKLKNVASVLPSVANLIYQELALDFSAAEHPVTQERLRLIFLGQNDLIPDLRVLNPGRPNNKFDVFFETLSKEVEKITAADDRRHGTAHLSEFISLEEMVEKTAKSCPEGTDIPSKSLVRLQFAPRNPYARSALNFTGKIDVQYKVQRRQLRIDHPDDHYCNAQFRYLKEMAIEMREHCALLFCDDKAKVSIGEPGSPVSTGVRGKKTIVPSSSTLVSLDHDMTKASLTPSVILHCKIPGSINDSFVRGQVTVTVNDSVFQMSSPFRHAVSIIKAFEQQGHFPYTLLKFTDGGTDQRNTLESVKCASICVFKEMNLDMMILARCAPGHSYVNPAERVMSILNLALQNVALERKESTEKMNKVLKSCNSMADVRNLAEKTPEVKTAWIESVEPVASVLRNRFLRLKLKDDPVKALDPVSDQEIDILKRHLRELFPNLDLKKLQKVHTSKVESYQKWIETHCRSRQYTFQIRKCRDENCCLPPRLRDEQMQWLPDPVLNETKDHYKSYNEVKGTETNESDRPSLKAKPIKEKKLNLRATVNV from the coding sequence ATGAAGCCTGTGGTCAATAGTTCAGTCTCTTGGAAACAAGGTGCAGAAGATATTAAGCAGTTAGCAGAATGTTTTACTGCTTACAAAGAATATCTAGTTGTTCAGAATAAAACTGCCCAGGAAAATCAGAGTAAGTTGTATCCTGTTCGGACCATTGACAAAGAAGCCACCATTGAACACAGATATGGTAATTTGTCAGGTCAAATTAGAGAGAAATATGTGGACATAAATGAAGCTGTAACCAGTGCTGGAATTATGGCACCAGTGGTTTTTGACGAATACAAACATTTGGATAAGCCTTTTGAAAGTAACTTGGAGCGATTCCGCTATTTTCAAGATCTTCAGTTGAAATGTCCTGTTGATATCATTCGTTTTAGTCCTGGTGGATCGTCAGTCTCAACAGTCTGTATAGTCCAAGTTTCCAATCAAAATAGATCAAACGCTGAAATGTTGACACAAGGTGCTCGATTACTACAAACTGTCAGACCAAATTTGAAAGAATATCATACACGAGCTCAGAGAcgattgtttaaagaaaaactgaaaaatgttgCTTCTGTATTACCATCTGTTGCAAATCTCATTTATCAAGAGCTGGCATTGGATTTTTCTGCAGCAGAACACCCTGTAACCCAAGAGAGACTTAGACTTATTTTTCTTGGTCAGAATGACCTCATTCCTGATTTAAGAGTGCTCAACCCAGGAAGACCAAACAACaaatttgatgttttctttGAAACCTTATCAAAAGAGGTAGAAAAGATTACAGCTGCAGACGATAGACGGCATGGGACAGCACATTTATCAGAATTTATCTCATTGGAAGAAATGGTTGAGAAAACAGCCAAATCTTGTCCAGAGGGCACTGATATTCCATCAAAAAGCTTGGTGAGGTTACAATTTGCCCCTAGGAACCCTTATGCAAGGTCTGCATTGAACTTTACAGGAAAGATTGATGTGCAGTATAAAGTGCAAAGAAGACAGCTTCGCATTGACCATCCAGATGATCACTATTGCAATGCACAATTCAGATATCTTAAAGAGATGGCAATTGAGATGAGAGAGCATTGTGCTTTATTGTTCTGTGACGATAAGGCAAAAGTGAGTATTGGAGAACCTGGAAGTCCAGTTTCAACAGGTGTGAGGGGGAAGAAAACCATAGTGCCATCAAGTTCCACTTTAGTATCTTTAGATCATGACATGACTAAAGCATCCTTGACCCCCTCAGTTATTTTGCACTGTAAAATTCCTGGTAGCATTAATGACTCATTTGTCCGTGGTCAAGTAACAGTGACAGTTAATGATTCTGTTTTTCAAATGTCATCTCCGTTTCGTCATGCAGTTTCCATTATAAAAGCCTTTGAACAACAGGGACATTTTCCTTATACATTGCTTAAATTCACAGATGGTGGAACTGATCAGAGAAATACACTTGAAAGTGTGAAGTGTGCTTCAATTTGTGTATTTAAGGAAATGAATCTTGACATGATGATATTGGCAAGATGTGCACCCGGTCACAGTTATGTTAACCCTGCTGAGAGAGTTATGAGCATTCTAAACTTGGCTCTGCAAAATGTAGCATTAGAACGTAAAGAGTCAacagaaaaaatgaataaagttcTGAAAAGCTGCAACAGTATGGCAGATGTAAGAAATCTTGCTGAGAAGACTCCAGAAGTAAAAACTGCATGGATAGAATCAGTTGAGCCAGTTGCATCAGTGCTCCGTAACCGTTTCTTGAGATTGAAGTTAAAAGATGATCCAGTAAAGGCCCTAGATCCAGTTAGTGACCaagaaattgatattttgaagcgCCATCTTAGAGAACTTTTCCCAAAtcttgatttgaaaaaattacaaaaagtgcACACAAGTAAAGTTGAGAGTTATCAGAAGTGGATTGAAACTCATTGTAGAAGTAGACAATACACGTTTCAAATAAGAAAATGCAGAGATGAGAACTgttgtcttcctccacgcttgAGAGATGAGCAAATGCAGTGGTTACCTGATCCAGTTCTAAATGAGACTAAAGATCATTACAAATCCTACAATGAAGTCAAAGGAACAGAAACAAATGAATCAGACAGACCTTCTTTAAAAGCAAAACCGATCAAAGAAAAGAAACTGAACCTTAGAGCTACTGTGAATGTATAA